A stretch of DNA from Salvelinus sp. IW2-2015 linkage group LG20, ASM291031v2, whole genome shotgun sequence:
CTGGAGGAGCggagggtgtgggggggggggggggggctgagggctggggagctgagggtggggggaggaggggaggagtggggagcTGAGGGCTGGGGGAGctgaggggggggaggaggggaggagtgggagcTGAGGGCTGGAGGAGCTGAgggctggaggagctggaggggGAGCTGATGGGGGAGAGCTGAGGGCTGGGGAGCTAagaggtggggggaggggagCTGAGGGCTGGAGAGCTGAGGGTGTGGGGGGAGCTGAGGGCTGGAGGAGCATGAGGGGGAGCTGAGGGCTGGAAGGAACTGGGgggagctgaggggggggggggggctgaggctggagcgagctGGAGGGGGAGCTGGTGGGGCTGATGGGGGGAAGCTGAGGGCTGGAGGAGCTGAGGGTGGGGAAGCTGAGGGCTGGAGGAGCTGGGGGGAGCTGAGGGGAGAGTTGAGGGCTGGAGGAGCTAAGAGTGGGGGAGGGGGAGCTGAGGGCTGGAGGAGCTGAGGGTGGGAGCTGAGCGGGCTGGAGGACTGGGGGGAGCTGAGGGCTGGAGGAACTGGGggggagtgaggggggggggggctgagggcTGGAAGGAGCTGGAGGGGGAGCCTGGTGGGCTGATGGGGGAGAGCTGAGGGCTGGAGGAGCTGAGGGGAGCTGAGGGCTGGAGGAACTGGGGGGGGCTGAGGGCTGGGGAACTGGGGGGTGAGGGATGGAGGAGCTGAGGGTGGGGGGAGCTGAGGTGGGGGGCGGAGGGGAGGGCTGGAGGAACTGGGGGGGAGCTGGAGGGGGAGCTGAGGGCTGGAGGGGGCTGAGGGTGGGGGGGAGCTGAGGGCTGGAGGCTGTGGGGGAGCTGAGGGCTGGAGGAATCTGTGAGGAAGCTGAGGGCTGGAGGAACTGTGAGGGAGCTGAGGGCTGGAGGAACTGTGAGGAGCTGAGGGCTGGAGGAACTGTGAGGGAGCTGGGGCTGGAGGAACTGTGAGGGAGCTGAGGCTGGGAGCTGGGGGGAGCTGAGGGGGTGGGGGCTGAGGGCTGGAGGAGCTGGGGGGCTGAgggctggaggagctggaggggggctggagggctggaggtgcTGAGGGGGGGGAATGAGGGCTGGAGGAGCTGAGGGCTGGAGGAACTGTGGGGAGCTGAGGGCTGGAGGAACTGGGGGAGCTGAGGGGGTGGGGGCTGAGGGCTGGAGAGCTGGGGGGAGCTGAGGGGGTGTGGGGGCTGAGGCTGGAGAGCTGGGGGGGCTGAgggctggaggagctggagggggggggggggtgggagggcTGGAGGAGCTGAGGGCTGGAGGAACTGCTGAGGGCTGGAGGAACTGTGGGGGAGGAACTGAAGGCTAAGAAACCTTTATATAACAGCATGAAGAATAACACAACGTACTTTTGTGTACAGAGTGTGCAGAATGCAGGGTTGTATACTTTCATATTCTTTTCATCAAACGCTGATGTTCTTTATAATTGGTAtgaaattacagacagacaagctGAATTGTATAACCATAGCATTTGCCTTTTTCTATAGCTACACTGTTGTTTGCAGttagctgtactgtgctgtactgtactgcgtTGCACTCTGCTATACAGTACTGTGCTGTGGCGGGGAGACGGGCGAAGGAGGCAGTTTCCTGTGATAGAAGTGTCATTATCTCTTATTTATGATGAGTGACACTGCAACAATGCAGTCTGACAATAACAGATTACGGTGAGCATCTCAAATATACCCTATTCCgtttgagggaggagagaaagagaaagagagcaagagagaggaaacTAATGGCAGAacgtacagtgctttcggaaagttttcagacctcttgactttttccacattttgttacgttacagccttattctaatatggattaaataaatacaaatcctcatcaatctacacacaatgccccataatgacaaagtgattttttttttgcaaatgtattaaaattgaaaaacagaaataccttatttacatacgttttcagtcactttactatgagactctaaattaagctcaggtgaatcctgtttccattgaccatccttgagatatttctgcaactaacttgattggagtccacctgtggtaaataaaattgattggacatgatttggaaaggcacacacttgtctatataaggttccacagttgacagtgcatgtccgagcaaaaaccaagccgtgaggtcgaaggaattgtttgtagagctccgagacaggattgtgtcgaggcacagatctgtggaagggtaccaaaaatgtctgcagcattgaatgtccccaagaacacagtggcctccatcattcttaaatggaagaagtttggagccaccaaacTGCCTCCTTCGCCCGCCTTtggagcatttgcccactgaagtcagttacaacatactgtatatgatattttttttttttttttttttttttaaaggttattCAActattaattaccaaaattacgaAGAGTCCGGTAACTGTgttaaattaccggtagctttgcaaccctacctaTACCTCACCACTGGCACACAGAGTTGTTCTCTCTCACATAAGGCCCAGCATAATGTCCTCTGATCTGTCAGAGGCTATTATTGCTGGACACCAGCCTACCATGCCAGAGACACCAGTCTACTGTAGAGACACCAGACTACCATGCCTCCCTTAGACCAAACCTTGACCAGACTAAGCACTAAGCCATGCATTAAGCTAATGTCTTTAAAAAGGGATCCTGATCAAAAGCGACAGGATgacagtctggtcccagatctgtttgcgctATCTTGCCAACTACTTTGATGAGTTACaatgagttggcaagacagcacaaacagatctgggaccaggctagaaggtCAAATTTAACAACAATTAGGCAACTTTTTTAATTCCTGAAAACCAAAATGTAAACAATAGGATGGCATACAGGAACAAAGACAAAAATGttggttttgttttttgtttatgtAAATTGCttgagaagaaaaaagaaaaatgccAGATTGGCATGTTTCAACCATTCAAGAAGACACACATATTGGACACCCACTCTGGGTTTTCTTCAACACAGTTCAAAATTCatacaaaattgcacatttattaaatccACAGTTTTCCAAGCTATGTGAATGGGCATACGGTGTTTTTGTTTTCTGAGAGTGGGAACTTATCAAAAACCAGTCGAAAGATCAGAATATCACCCAACGACTTGTCAAAATACTGTATAGAATATATTACATCATATTTGGAATCTTTTAACAAAATGTCCCACACGAGCATTCATTCACATACCCTAAACATAATATCAGATCAAATTAAAACTAAGAAATTAAAAAAGAAACTTCTCAAACAAAATCTAATTTTCAAGTACAATAATTTacaattttgaaaaacaaaaccaaaccaaaataaCCAGCAAAATGAACAGTCCCTCATTTACATATTGGCATGATATTGATGAATATTTCATCAAAAGAATTTCTTTGCTGCTGCTTCTTGTTGACTTCtgtagagggagaagaaagagagaaagagatgagagagagagttgaaattgagaggagagaaaaagagatgagtTATGACAAacatttgattttttaaatgtattagttatactatttatttattattgctcTTACTTGTACATAATGTAGCTGAAGAACAGGACTGATTGGatgaccacaaagaccaggaagtgTGTGGTACCCAAACAGGAAGGCATTGGAGGAGGGTCAGGGCAGTTCATCACCTGCTTTTCACTGGGGTTCTACATGCAGCATAAGACACAAAAATATACTGTAAAAATCTATATTCCTCATGTCCTCGTTCCTTCCAgtcttctcaaaacacattggaggagaaggtctgaGGGAAAAGGACCATGGATCTTCTCTTCCAATGTGGTTGGCGaaggaggcgaaggtcgaggaATCAGGAAAAGACTTCAGAAAGACGTGTGGAGAACCGCTGAGATTTACAGTCAAATAAGTTATTGACAAACCCCATTGCGCGTGATGAGGTGTTCGATGTTCTTCTTGACCACGTGTAGATGTTCCTTGATGTCGTTGAAGTGTTGGACCGTCTCATACATCCCCATGCCTACTGCGTTGCCCTGATGCTGGCTGGCACCAATCTGTTTCAGAGACTCATAGAACGAGTTTCTgaggagaaaaacaaacaaacaaacaaacaaacagaagagTCAGATCTATCTCACTGTTGAACACAGCCCAAGCTGCAGTAGAAACATAAATAGGATaggaaaaattctaacattttctACATCAGCACACCAGAAAGGGTAGCGAAGAAAAACCTCAGCCCGTGGTAAACAACATCTGAAGTAGGCGACAACATTAAACCAGGAATGAATTTCAGCTAATACAGAATGAAGAGGATTAATTGAATATGTCTTCCTATACCTAAATAATCTAAATAAGGTATGTGAACTTGAAGTCTAGGTATTTGGAAGATGATTGAATTAAGGTTGGAGGACATGTTTTCCCTATGatagtgtgtcaaatcaaatcaaaagttgattggttgcgtacacagatgTTAATCGCtgctagctccaacagtgcagtaatgccTAGCAATAAAAACAGTACACATAATCTAGATACAAAACAACCTgatatataggatgagccatgactacaatacagcatatacatataaagtgggtaaaacagtatgtaaacatgattaaagtgaccagtgttacaTGACTATGTagatagggcagcagtctctaaggtgcagggtagagtaccgggtagTACCCGGCTAGTACCAGCGACTGacgttcagggcagggtactgggtgaaGGCCAGCTAGtagtgactgtttaacagtctggatGGCTTGGAGATtgaaaaacatcttctatctctcggtcccagctttgatgcacctgtactgtctacTCCCTCTAGATGAAGTGAGGGTGTGAATGTGTGactcagactgacagacaggtttATCCATGTGGTAAAGCTATTGGACAGTTCTCTGGGAACAATGCCCAGACCACTAATCCTGATTAAAAAGAAGAAGATGAGGCAGAGAAggtgggccagcacaggtgaccacaacacacagaccgatacactacacacacactgcatgtgtCCTTTAAATGGTGCATacgttatattatatattttatgttataCAAATCgtatcctttttttattttttattatccaaAATCCTTCattcaaatatatatacacacatacatacatacatacatacatacagtatctatatccagtatCTATGAATATCCAGTATCTATGAATATCCAGTATCTAgatctctatatctatctatcttgtACCACCTATCCACCTCTAGACAATATTGTGCGAAACAAAAAAGTTTGTGAGAATGGCTGGATCACAGCTCCTCCACTCCAAAAGTTTGAAGAGAAATGACTGTAAACATACTGTAATTAACAATTTATCTTAATATTAATGAATCTTAATATTACAGTGAATAGACCAAATTCATCCTTAATTTTCCTTTGTATTCAAAAGGCCATTcatcctccaacccaaaaagatCACGAATAAAGATTAATTTAGCAATCTCCTCTAAAAACACACTGCTAACCCAGATATTCCGTatcataatatactgtattcGCAATCTAGCAAAGTTACATTATAGACATAATGTACTGACACGACTTATAACTAAGACCATAAGTATTCATTTTAGCCAAAGGAAAATTTAGGATATGTAATCTCTTAAATGGGTAGTGATGCATGTGTCAGTTTAATGAGTTGACAATATTCCTGGACAGGGCCGGATAAAGAAATCATACgggctttgtttaaaaaatatatataattgttaGCAGTAGTgttgagcgattaaccaaaattTCTGTTATTTGTccgtttttaaacaactaattgacctacatcggttaaattatttgaattccattttgttctgtttttttattttcttcctgtGAGCTCAACGAGCATATTACCAGAGTTTCTCTAGagatcagatccagcctgaactgtgtaaTGTAGTAAGGAGTTGTTTAAAcaccactttaaaatgtgtacatgacactgcaacaaaattaaGACGacttcgagtagtaagacatgtataaaagcaacagataccattaaaacctctctaggctagggggcggtattttcacgtccggaggaaaagcgtgcccaaagtaaactgcctgctactcaggcccagaagctaggatatgcatattattagtactctaaacactcggaagtttctaaaactgtttgaataatgtctgtgagtataacaacttatttggcaggcgaaaccccgaggacaaaccatccaggaatttttgttgttgttgaggtgacAGTGATTTcaatgtggatctagatttctaaaggcacttgcttgcagttcctatcacttccactggatgtcaacagtctttagaaattggttgatgtttttcctttgtgtaattaagaagtagggctgttcagaacaagggtcgagtctagtgtactgtttgCTAGGGGCGTGCGAcatgaaagctcgctccactttgtttttatccgctattgaacacagtttatcccgtcttaaatttgattgattagtTACGTAAAAGAATACCTAAaattgtattaggaaagttgtttgaaatgtttggacaaagattacaggtaacttattagatattttgtagtcatgttgcgcgagttggaactgGTGATTTTCTGGAtcaatgcgccaaataaatggacatttgagatataacgacggaattaatcgaacaaaaggaccatttgtgatgtttatgggacacattggagtgccaacagaagaagctcttcaaaggtaaggcatgaattatatcgttatttctgagttttgtgtcgcgcctggcgggatgaaatatgattgtctgtatttgtttgatggggtgctgtcctcagataatagcctggtttgctttcgtcgtaaagcctttttgaaatctgacacggtggctggattaacaagaagtaaagctttaattgtgtattgcacttgtgattgtatgaaagttaaatatttctaataatttaatttgaatttggcgctctgccatttcaccggatgttgtcaaatcgatcccgttaacgggatttgatccctaagaagttttaatacgAAGGGGCTAGatgcgtcttatatggtgaggtaccgagtggctaggacaggcaagtcccatactattgtggaggacttaattcttcctgctgccgcggatatggttagtacaatgctgggggaaaataacaaaaaaaacgatacTGACAATGACgccatcaaacaacactgtttcacgatgcatcagtgacatggcaggagatgttttgaaacaattactgcttcacatacaagccagtgaattttatgcgttacagctggatgagtcaacacgTGGCGGGcatggcacagctcctggtatatgtccgttacgtttatggggggggtcaattaaggaagacatcctcttctgcaaactacTGCAAActaggacaacaggagaggatattttttaagtactggacagctttgtgacatcaaaagGACTTTGGtgatcaagatgtgttggtatctgtactaatggcgcaaaagccatgacgcGGTGACAttgtggagtggtaacgcgcgtgaaagcagttgctcccaacgccatttggatacactgcagcatccactgagaggctcttgctgccaagggaatgcccgacagcttgaaagacattttggacactacaatgAAAATGGCTAACTTTGTTAGAGCAAatgcccctgaactcttgtgtattttctgcactatgcaatgatatgggcagtgaccatgtaacgcttttacaacatacagaagtgtactggttatcaaggggcaaagtattaactatttatttatttttttcaattgagagacgagcttcaagttctttactgaccataattttcacctgtctgaccgcttgcatgatgacgagtttctcacacgactggcctatctgggtgatgttttttctcacctgaatgatctgaatctaggattacagggactctccgcaactatattcaatgtgcaagacagaattgaggctatgattgtgtgaaaatgtaatttatatcagaagccactgccagatttctggattgagcTGGGCTCAGATAATCATGCCTTGGCAAAAGGCacggatgccctttgcaaccacgtacctatgtgagagtggattctcggccctcactagcatgaaaactaaatacaggcacagaatgtgtgtggaaaatgatttaagacagactctctccaatacaacccaacattgcagagttatgtgcatccttcaagcacacccttctcattaacctgtggtgagttaacacatttcaatgaacaaataaggttttatatgtaagatggttaaataaagagcaaaatgattgattattattatattatttgtgccctggtcctataagagctctttgtcacttccctctagccgggttgtgacaaaaactcactcattctattgtttaataaatgtattgtatactgtgtgtggggcaggcttacaatgatggcaaaaaaaactatttgagagtgcgctgaccctggtgctagaggtaGAACGAGGCTGGAggatgaatgtttgaaggggtacaggactataaaaaaataataattgggaACCgctgatctaagtgattgatagttggtattcagcagtcataaaacatatgccttatttactttgaagaactactaaaatagtgattttgtcagaaagCAGCTCTAGAggtgatgatgacttggaatgaaataataaagtaattAAATAAAACACGTGTATAttacaacaactgaaatattgtattaaagtAAAGTGAATAAATGGTTAATAAGTGTAATGGTCAGTCACTACCACCATGTGGTCTTGTATTAACTGGTtaattctgtgttacagcattacACCCAAATAATCGAAACAGAAAtacccaaaaaatatttttgaacaaTCCAACCAAAATGCATTTttctggcatggtttaggtccacttgtagaatctaagCCAAAACccctatgtttgtgttttttattaaCCAGTTACCCAATCAAGTCAGGGCCCACCCTAGTTACCCACGTGGGCACCCTTACCACTTCCCCTCCCCCCGATCTGATGATACTCATTGAGAGCGGACTTCTGAATCCTCCTGTGATTGGCGGTtgcagatttttatttatttatttatttatatatatatatatatatatatataaataaataaataaataaatacacattttctaattattttattcatttttgctGCTTCTTGGGCCCCCATGGACCTGGCAGCTTCAACCCCAGTAAGCCCCTGCATTAATCCAGCCCTGCTCCtggacagagagtgagagggtgGCAGGAAAGCTGGTAGGAGAGAGACAGTACGGTCTGGATTTTAACCCACGCCAACACAGGTGCTCTGAAGGCATTGGCACAAATCGGTAGAACACCCAAGGCAACACAGAAACAATTTGAATGATAGTGCGAGTTTCCTACAGTTTCGGTTTTGTTAAGTCCAGCCAAAAGTCCCCTCCAGAGCTAAGAAAAGACAGCAAACGTACTGTAATGAACAATATATAATCTTAATGTCACAGGGAACGGTCCAAAGTCAATCTCTAAATCCTCTTTAGGATCTTCCCAAAAGGCCATTTATCCTTAACATCAGAAACAAAATCTACCATTAACAAAAAAAGGACATGATTGCTGAATTAATCCCATGTTCTTAACCCAGATGTACAGTATCTTAATAAAAACAACTTAAGAGAAATATTATAGATCATATTCAATACCAAGgtttaaaaacagaaaaaatgTATTCACACTTTTTATAAATAATACCAAAAGTATTGACCTTAGCCGAGGGCAAATTTCAGATTGGGAATATCTCAAATGTGTTGTGATGGTGGCCAAGCGGTGTAAGCCGCAGCCTCCAGCACACGTCTATGGTGTCGGCATGGGTCTGAATCCTGCCTACTGCCCTTTGACACAAAGTTCTCTTTCC
This window harbors:
- the LOC139029554 gene encoding uncharacterized protein, which gives rise to MLLYKGFLAFSSSPTVPPALSSSSSPQLLQPSHPPPPSSSSSPQPPQLSSLSPHTPSAPPSSPALSPHPLSSPSSSSPQLPTVPPALSSSSPHSPPSAPPALQPPSSSSSPQPPSSSSPQPPPPQLPPAPSLSSLTVPPAPAPSQFLQPSAPHSSSSPQLPHSSSSPQLPHRFLQPSAPPQPPALSSPPPSAPSSPQLPLQLPPSSSSPPLRPPPQLPPPSAPPSLTPQFPSPQPPPVPPALSSPQLLQPSALPHQPTRLPLQLLPALSPPPPHSPPVPPALSSPQSSSPLSSHPQLLQPSAPPPPLLAPPALNSPLSSPQLLQPSASPPSAPPALSFPPSAPPAPPPARSSLSPPPPLSSPQFLPALSSPSCSSSPQLPPHPQLSSPQLPSPHLLAPQPSALPHQLPLQLLQPSAPPALSSHSSPPPPPQLPQPSAPHSSPPPPTLSSPALSPPPPPHTLRSSSLNSPSPQLIQE